The following is a genomic window from Gigantopelta aegis isolate Gae_Host chromosome 5, Gae_host_genome, whole genome shotgun sequence.
CGATGGCGTCATATGAAGAGGACGGTATTAGCACTGCATCCACTACAGATAGCGGTGCGCTCCTCAATGTCACATCTTCAAACACAGAGTCAACGGAAACTGATATAGCGATCTTGCTTATCTTCAAAGACCCGAGCACTGTGTATTGGGTGTTCAATGTCATTGTCACGGCAATAGGTCTGATCGGGAACTGCATGGTTTTCGCTTTAATGAGAGAGGTCAAATTTTCCCTGTTATCTTATCCTGTGTATTTGAAATTTCTGGCCGTGTCAGATAGTGCAGTTCTAATCACATCCTGCATACATGAGTCTTTAAGATTATTCAAATCATTTTATCTTATGTTCACGTCCTTGGCTTTCTGTAATGTTTGGAGAGTTATAAGATTCATAGTTGGTCTGTTATCACCATGGTTGCTCGTTGGACTGACTCTGGATCGgttcttttgtgttgtttttccaCTGAAACGCGATCTGTTCTGCACTCCAAGAAAGGCCTCGGTCGTCTGCTTCTGTCTGACGTGTGTATCTGTGGCGCTGATGCTTCCTCTTTTGTCTGACGTGAAGGTTGTGAAAGGACCACAGGACGAAACCTGCGTTACAGGTGATAAGCTCGTGAGTTACTATGTTTTTCTACGTCTACTTTTCACCTCTCTCCTCCCCTGTCTGTTGATTCTTGTCTTCACCGTGATGATTATAATCCGCATCAAGCGCAGCGCCACTTTCAGAAAGAGATTCACCTCCACCAGCTCTGGCTCTACAGACCGCGCCCAGGACAAGTCACTTCGACCGCTCATGCTGATATCCCTACTGGCTTTCGTGACACT
Proteins encoded in this region:
- the LOC121373140 gene encoding alpha-1A adrenergic receptor-like, producing MSNTSMASYEEDGISTASTTDSGALLNVTSSNTESTETDIAILLIFKDPSTVYWVFNVIVTAIGLIGNCMVFALMREVKFSLLSYPVYLKFLAVSDSAVLITSCIHESLRLFKSFYLMFTSLAFCNVWRVIRFIVGLLSPWLLVGLTLDRFFCVVFPLKRDLFCTPRKASVVCFCLTCVSVALMLPLLSDVKVVKGPQDETCVTGDKLVSYYVFLRLLFTSLLPCLLILVFTVMIIIRIKRSATFRKRFTSTSSGSTDRAQDKSLRPLMLISLLAFVTLLPSTISESVILILMIFKLHFKTLFFLKDLWMPFNILYLINFGQNFYILVSSSTNYRKIMKRKLNCANVPKRNENIPVATSSVNVSDISKDVTQSCTALS